The following are from one region of the Geoalkalibacter subterraneus genome:
- the gpmI gene encoding 2,3-bisphosphoglycerate-independent phosphoglycerate mutase, whose translation MKLSAKRPVALVILDGWGINPECEGNAVCLADTPNLDRLFEKYPHARLGASGEAVGLPDGQMGNSEVGHLNIGAGRIIYQEFTRITKSIKDGDFFSNPVLTEAVARVKENGGTLHLMGLLSDGGVHSHIGHLYALLELAQRQGLEDVCVHAFLDGRDTPPRSGADYLRQLEEKIAELGVGRVATVMGRYYAMDRDNRWDRVERAYRAMTEGIGEQVSSSAEAIRQAYAADQGDEFVEPRVVVRDGAPVGTVGDGDGIIFFNFRSDRAREITRAFTEAEFRGFVRSTEPHLATYVCMTEYDATFDLPIAFPPTSYKRILGEVVSAAGKKQLRIAETEKYAHVTFFFNGGSEEPFSGEDRVLIPSPQEVATYDLKPSMSAEKVTDEVVERLESGQYDLVVLNFANPDMVGHTGILEAAVEAMETVDRCVARVVEGVLAQGGVLLITADHGNCEQMRDAQGKAHTAHTSNPVPVILVGDDCEDVRLRNGILADLAPTILSLMGLDVPEEMDGSSLIVSP comes from the coding sequence ATGAAGCTTTCCGCCAAACGGCCTGTGGCCCTGGTAATTCTCGATGGGTGGGGTATCAATCCCGAATGTGAGGGGAATGCCGTCTGCCTGGCCGACACGCCGAATCTTGACCGGCTGTTTGAAAAATACCCCCATGCCCGCCTGGGAGCATCCGGAGAAGCTGTCGGTCTTCCCGACGGGCAGATGGGAAACTCCGAGGTTGGTCATCTCAACATCGGTGCCGGCCGTATTATTTACCAGGAGTTCACCCGCATTACCAAGAGCATCAAGGATGGAGACTTTTTCTCCAATCCGGTGTTGACCGAGGCGGTCGCCCGCGTCAAAGAAAACGGCGGCACTCTGCATCTGATGGGGTTGCTCTCCGACGGCGGGGTGCATTCCCATATCGGCCATCTGTACGCGCTGCTCGAGTTGGCCCAGCGCCAGGGGCTTGAAGATGTGTGCGTGCACGCCTTCCTTGACGGCCGCGATACCCCTCCCCGCAGCGGGGCGGACTACCTGCGGCAGCTTGAAGAAAAGATAGCGGAGCTGGGCGTCGGACGGGTCGCGACTGTGATGGGACGTTATTACGCCATGGATCGTGACAACCGCTGGGACCGGGTGGAGCGGGCTTATCGTGCCATGACGGAAGGAATCGGCGAGCAGGTGAGCAGCAGCGCTGAAGCTATCCGCCAGGCCTATGCCGCCGATCAGGGTGACGAGTTCGTGGAGCCGCGAGTCGTGGTTCGTGATGGTGCCCCGGTCGGGACTGTTGGGGATGGTGACGGCATCATTTTTTTCAATTTCCGCAGTGATCGTGCCCGTGAGATCACCCGCGCTTTCACCGAGGCGGAATTCAGAGGATTTGTTCGCAGCACAGAGCCGCATTTGGCGACTTACGTCTGCATGACCGAATACGATGCGACATTTGATCTTCCCATAGCTTTCCCGCCGACAAGTTATAAACGGATCCTCGGGGAAGTGGTCTCTGCCGCCGGCAAGAAGCAGCTACGCATAGCCGAAACCGAAAAGTATGCCCACGTCACTTTCTTTTTCAACGGAGGAAGTGAGGAGCCCTTTTCGGGTGAGGACCGGGTCCTGATCCCTTCACCCCAGGAAGTTGCGACCTACGACCTGAAGCCTTCCATGAGCGCCGAGAAGGTCACGGATGAAGTGGTGGAGCGTCTTGAGAGCGGGCAGTATGATCTGGTGGTTCTCAACTTCGCCAATCCTGATATGGTTGGGCATACCGGAATCCTTGAAGCTGCCGTTGAGGCGATGGAAACTGTTGATCGCTGCGTTGCGCGTGTTGTCGAGGGAGTCTTGGCGCAGGGTGGCGTGCTTCTGATCACAGCGGATCATGGCAACTGCGAACAGATGCGCGATGCACAGGGAAAGGCTCACACCGCCCACACCTCCAACCCGGTGCCGGTTATCCTGGTGGGCGATGACTGTGAGGATGTCAGGCTGCGTAACGGTATTCTTGCCGACCTGGCCCCAACCATTCTTTCATTGATGGGGCTTGATGTCCCCGAAGAGATGGATGGATCCAGCCTGATCGTTTCCCCCTAG
- a CDS encoding ComF family protein → MFLPPCCPLCGRSLQEDQSPHSFCTECLSKMPPVSSPCCPRCALPFARSGGPDHLCEDCTRKSPSYEWAAAAGCFDSSLREAIHAFKFSQRLDLDRPLSNLIIQRLGDRLASFRADLLIPVPLYPARLRQRTFNPPHLLAQRLSRFTKSPVSPGALRQIRPHASQRELSRERRLLNPIGSYEVALPVEGRRVLLVDDVITTGSTVNECAKVLRSSGAASVAIVAAGRAPRHSEGGSYFREK, encoded by the coding sequence ATGTTTCTGCCTCCCTGCTGCCCTTTGTGCGGACGTTCTCTTCAGGAGGATCAATCACCGCACAGCTTCTGCACGGAATGCCTTTCGAAAATGCCCCCGGTATCATCCCCATGCTGCCCCCGCTGTGCCCTGCCGTTTGCCCGCTCCGGTGGTCCTGACCATCTCTGTGAGGACTGTACCCGCAAAAGCCCGTCCTACGAGTGGGCCGCTGCTGCGGGCTGCTTTGACTCCTCTCTGCGTGAAGCGATCCATGCGTTCAAGTTCAGCCAGCGTCTCGATCTTGATCGCCCCCTTTCCAACCTGATTATCCAGCGTCTTGGAGATCGCCTCGCTTCGTTTCGAGCGGACCTGCTGATACCCGTGCCCTTGTATCCCGCGCGACTGCGCCAGCGCACCTTCAATCCTCCCCACCTTTTGGCACAGCGGTTGTCGCGTTTCACTAAATCTCCAGTCTCCCCCGGTGCTCTTCGGCAGATACGCCCGCATGCCAGTCAGCGGGAGTTGTCACGCGAGCGGCGCCTTCTCAATCCGATTGGATCCTATGAAGTCGCGCTGCCGGTGGAAGGCCGGCGCGTACTGCTGGTTGATGACGTGATCACCACGGGATCTACCGTCAATGAATGCGCAAAGGTTCTGCGTTCGTCGGGTGCTGCTTCTGTCGCGATCGTCGCCGCCGGACGTGCTCCGCGCCATTCTGAAGGCGGCTCTTATTTTCGTGAAAAATGA
- a CDS encoding PAS domain-containing sensor histidine kinase: MKDKPLDPPSQFLAALSTRGLLNHLPQGVFLVDHSQTIVYWNPAAAQITGFSAEEAVGRHCSFLSGIPCGRNCGLYDPQTPKPISGVRCTIRGRNGQRIDLSKSVDFLYDDKGEILGGVESFVDISPMKGLERRLRRHALDCEQEVRRRTAQLEEERSQLRAMLDAMSDFAYIVSNGFRVEYMNRAMIDAFGNCVGSCCYEAFFQRETPCVDCPIEEVREGRTVHRECTFPSLSRTYEGIDTPVHGSSGVLGKLAVFRDITVRKEAAERLIEANRELDAFVYTVSHDLRAPMTPIIGYAEYLQQNYAQVLDENAMKALRDIEMQGHRMMALMEDLLILSRVGRLEAPRRQSDTIKVVEQVLSDLRSALTEKQVAVHIGDLPNLRIPDTLLSEIFSNLIGNAVRYAGVEGKSIEVGGTVQGSRKQIFVRDHGVGIPPEERGRLFDPFFRGENAREIPGTGIGLAIVRKIVRLHGGRIWVEATEGGGATFRLEFDETTELSF; encoded by the coding sequence ATGAAAGACAAACCCTTAGATCCTCCTTCTCAGTTTCTCGCGGCACTTTCCACGAGGGGGCTTCTCAATCACCTTCCGCAGGGTGTTTTCCTGGTGGACCATTCCCAGACGATTGTCTACTGGAACCCTGCCGCGGCTCAAATCACTGGGTTTTCCGCCGAAGAAGCAGTGGGCAGGCACTGCTCGTTTCTCTCCGGTATCCCGTGCGGGCGCAACTGCGGACTCTATGATCCGCAGACCCCTAAGCCTATCAGTGGAGTGCGGTGCACCATTCGAGGGAGAAACGGTCAGCGCATCGATCTGTCCAAAAGCGTTGATTTTCTCTACGACGATAAGGGCGAGATTCTGGGAGGTGTGGAATCTTTTGTCGATATCTCCCCCATGAAAGGGCTTGAAAGACGCCTGCGGCGTCATGCCCTCGACTGTGAACAGGAGGTGCGCCGCCGCACTGCTCAGCTCGAGGAGGAGCGCTCCCAACTGCGGGCCATGCTTGATGCCATGAGCGATTTCGCCTATATCGTCTCCAATGGATTCCGTGTTGAATACATGAATCGCGCAATGATTGACGCCTTTGGCAATTGTGTCGGCTCTTGCTGCTACGAAGCTTTTTTCCAACGTGAAACGCCTTGCGTCGATTGCCCCATCGAGGAAGTACGGGAAGGGCGCACAGTGCATCGCGAATGCACTTTCCCCTCCTTGAGTCGTACCTATGAGGGGATCGATACGCCGGTTCACGGCAGCAGCGGTGTGCTGGGCAAGCTGGCCGTTTTTCGCGACATCACGGTGAGAAAAGAAGCAGCGGAGCGGTTGATCGAAGCCAACCGTGAACTCGATGCCTTTGTCTATACAGTATCCCACGACCTGCGTGCTCCGATGACCCCGATTATCGGTTACGCTGAATACCTGCAACAGAACTATGCCCAGGTTCTGGATGAGAATGCCATGAAGGCGTTGAGAGATATTGAGATGCAGGGACATCGCATGATGGCCCTGATGGAGGATCTGCTGATCCTTTCCCGTGTCGGTCGGCTCGAGGCGCCGCGCAGGCAGAGCGATACGATCAAGGTCGTCGAGCAGGTCCTCAGCGATCTGCGCTCAGCCCTGACGGAGAAACAGGTGGCTGTTCATATCGGCGATCTCCCTAATTTAAGGATTCCCGATACCCTGCTGAGCGAAATTTTCTCCAACCTGATCGGCAATGCAGTCCGCTATGCAGGTGTTGAGGGCAAATCCATTGAGGTTGGCGGAACGGTACAGGGGAGCCGCAAACAGATCTTTGTTCGTGATCACGGTGTCGGCATTCCGCCCGAGGAGCGAGGACGCCTGTTCGATCCATTTTTCCGTGGCGAGAATGCGCGTGAAATTCCGGGGACAGGGATCGGTCTGGCGATCGTCCGTAAAATTGTACGTTTGCACGGCGGCAGGATCTGGGTGGAAGCGACTGAGGGGGGGGGAGCGACCTTTCGGCTTGAGTTCGACGAGACGACAGAACTCTCTTTTTGA
- a CDS encoding chemotaxis protein, which translates to MAATEKHEILLESGTNEVEIIEFYLGSQSFGINVHKLREIVPYDPDAVTRVPESIPSMIGMLLLRGQTVPLIDLREHLRKRQGELDPDTRKVVLVCEFNREVNCFLVDGVNMIHRVSWKDMRPMDEFFTPYRPRFTGSIEVEGREIMIVDLEHVISEIFPEQADMMGQAEVPDDFKRDSRQDVKLMVAEDSNIIRNQIVTILQNSGYKQVTSFVNGEECYNALLALRDEMRNTGVDLSDRLNLLVSDIEMPSMDGLTLCRKVKTELGMKNLPVIMFSSLINEQLAYKCKEVGADSHISKPQINELVKLVDGFCIK; encoded by the coding sequence ATGGCGGCCACTGAAAAGCATGAAATTCTGCTCGAGAGCGGAACCAACGAAGTTGAAATTATTGAATTCTATCTGGGTTCGCAATCCTTCGGCATCAATGTGCATAAATTACGGGAGATCGTGCCCTATGATCCTGATGCCGTAACCCGTGTGCCGGAAAGCATCCCCTCCATGATCGGCATGCTGCTGCTGCGCGGGCAGACGGTGCCGCTGATCGATCTGCGCGAGCATCTGCGCAAACGGCAGGGCGAGCTGGATCCGGATACCCGCAAGGTGGTTCTGGTCTGTGAGTTCAACCGGGAAGTCAATTGTTTCCTGGTCGACGGCGTGAACATGATCCATCGCGTCTCCTGGAAAGACATGCGTCCCATGGACGAGTTCTTCACGCCCTACCGCCCGCGTTTCACCGGCAGCATCGAGGTGGAGGGTCGTGAAATCATGATTGTGGACCTGGAGCATGTCATCTCGGAGATTTTTCCGGAGCAGGCCGACATGATGGGGCAGGCTGAAGTGCCGGATGATTTCAAGCGCGACAGCCGCCAGGATGTCAAGCTGATGGTCGCTGAGGATTCCAACATCATCCGCAATCAGATCGTGACGATCCTTCAGAATTCCGGCTACAAGCAGGTGACCTCTTTTGTCAATGGAGAAGAGTGTTATAACGCACTTCTTGCACTGCGGGATGAGATGCGCAACACGGGAGTGGATCTGAGTGACCGGCTCAATCTGCTGGTGTCCGATATCGAGATGCCGAGCATGGACGGCTTGACCCTGTGCCGCAAGGTCAAGACCGAGCTGGGAATGAAAAATCTGCCGGTCATCATGTTTTCCTCCCTGATCAACGAGCAGCTGGCTTACAAGTGCAAGGAGGTCGGTGCCGATTCCCACATCAGCAAGCCGCAGATCAATGAGCTGGTTAAGCTGGTCGACGGCTTCTGTATCAAATGA
- the ldhH gene encoding L-lactate dehydrogenase (quinone) large subunit LdhH has protein sequence MTKQRTQEYKQRIDQALTSPKLQEALHIFGDAYLVSRATAFAGLDFEELRRDIAAMKDEVRERREELLTRFTDNAGAAGATIYLAKTAGDANNYIADLAKKRGVKTVAKSKSMASEEIHLNHALAQAGVKAVETDLGEWIIQLADQRPSHMVMPAIHMFKEEVADLFGKVTGREEPAEIAHLVRVAREQLRQTYLDADMGITGANIAVAENGSIALVTNEGNARLVATLPKIHVALVGIEKLVPTLEDAAKVVRVLPKNATGQPITSYVTWITGAVPCGDGQKELHIVLLDNGRSALAESPRCRDALRCIRCGACANVCPVYQTVGGHVFGHVYIGAIGIILTAFFHGLDKAAEIVRACIGCRACVAICPSNIDLEGIILHLRSVIGDEEGIGTAKSLVFKKVMRNRRLFHSLIRAASLLQKPVSKGERSIRHLPAYFSSLTEWRTLPTIAEKPLRDLLPQIEQKVDKPRHRVAFFGGCANDFIYPEMGTALVRVLNRLGVEVYYPQEQNCCGIPALYSGDRETMVELAEQNVKAMLAENPDYVVTTCPTCTLALKRDFVEHLRDNPVWAQKAELLAEKTIDISAFIHNVLEATEQLPAAAGGKATYHDSCHLRRGAGVWREPRSLLEKSGFELIEMAHADRCCGFGGSYSFTSHPSISREITKDKVNDIISSGAQVVAMDCPGCLIMLRGALEKKGSTVRAAHTIELLAERFE, from the coding sequence ATGACCAAGCAGCGTACCCAGGAATACAAGCAACGCATCGATCAGGCTCTGACCTCACCTAAACTGCAGGAAGCCCTGCATATTTTTGGGGATGCCTACCTGGTGTCCCGCGCTACGGCTTTTGCCGGTCTGGATTTTGAAGAACTGCGGCGCGATATCGCCGCGATGAAAGACGAGGTGCGGGAACGGCGCGAGGAACTTCTCACCCGCTTCACGGACAACGCCGGTGCCGCCGGTGCCACCATCTACCTGGCTAAAACCGCAGGGGACGCCAACAATTACATTGCTGATCTGGCCAAAAAACGCGGTGTAAAAACAGTGGCCAAAAGCAAGAGCATGGCAAGCGAGGAGATTCACCTCAACCACGCGCTGGCACAAGCGGGCGTCAAGGCCGTTGAGACCGACCTGGGTGAGTGGATCATTCAATTGGCGGACCAGCGCCCCAGCCACATGGTGATGCCGGCCATCCATATGTTCAAGGAAGAAGTGGCCGATCTCTTCGGCAAGGTGACCGGCCGCGAGGAACCCGCTGAGATCGCCCATCTGGTGCGAGTGGCGCGTGAACAACTGCGCCAGACGTATCTGGATGCCGACATGGGCATCACCGGCGCCAATATCGCTGTCGCCGAGAACGGCAGCATTGCACTGGTCACCAACGAGGGCAATGCCCGCCTGGTGGCAACCCTGCCCAAAATTCATGTGGCCCTGGTGGGCATTGAAAAGCTTGTGCCGACCCTGGAAGACGCCGCCAAGGTGGTTCGTGTACTGCCCAAGAACGCCACCGGCCAGCCCATAACCAGTTACGTCACCTGGATCACCGGCGCGGTTCCCTGCGGCGACGGACAGAAAGAACTGCACATCGTCCTGCTCGATAACGGGCGCAGCGCCCTGGCCGAATCACCGCGCTGCCGTGACGCCCTGCGCTGCATCCGCTGCGGGGCCTGCGCCAACGTCTGCCCCGTCTACCAGACGGTGGGCGGCCATGTGTTCGGCCATGTCTACATCGGCGCCATCGGTATTATTCTGACGGCCTTCTTTCACGGCCTGGACAAGGCGGCTGAAATCGTGCGCGCCTGTATCGGCTGCCGCGCCTGCGTCGCCATCTGCCCGAGCAACATCGACCTGGAGGGCATCATCCTGCATCTGCGTTCGGTGATCGGGGATGAGGAAGGAATCGGCACGGCCAAATCCCTCGTCTTCAAAAAAGTGATGCGCAACCGCAGGCTTTTCCACAGCCTGATCCGCGCCGCCAGCCTGTTGCAGAAACCGGTGAGCAAAGGCGAGCGCAGCATTCGTCATCTGCCTGCCTATTTTTCGTCCCTCACCGAGTGGCGCACCCTGCCGACCATTGCCGAGAAACCGCTGCGCGACCTTCTACCACAGATCGAGCAGAAGGTCGACAAGCCGCGCCATCGGGTCGCTTTCTTCGGCGGATGCGCCAATGACTTCATCTATCCAGAAATGGGCACCGCGCTGGTCAGGGTGCTCAACCGACTGGGGGTCGAGGTCTATTATCCTCAGGAGCAGAACTGCTGTGGCATCCCCGCCCTCTACTCGGGCGACCGCGAGACAATGGTGGAACTGGCTGAGCAGAACGTCAAGGCGATGCTGGCGGAGAATCCCGACTACGTGGTGACCACCTGCCCCACCTGCACCCTGGCGCTGAAGCGCGATTTCGTGGAGCACCTGCGGGACAACCCGGTTTGGGCACAGAAGGCCGAACTCCTTGCGGAGAAAACCATCGACATCTCGGCCTTCATCCATAACGTGCTTGAGGCAACCGAACAGCTGCCGGCGGCCGCCGGCGGGAAGGCCACCTACCACGACTCCTGTCACCTGCGGCGTGGCGCCGGTGTCTGGCGCGAACCGCGTTCTCTGCTTGAAAAGAGCGGCTTCGAACTTATCGAAATGGCCCATGCGGATCGCTGCTGCGGCTTCGGCGGCTCCTATTCCTTCACCAGCCACCCGTCGATTTCGCGCGAAATCACCAAGGACAAGGTCAACGACATCATCTCCAGCGGAGCACAGGTGGTGGCCATGGACTGTCCCGGCTGCCTGATCATGCTGCGCGGAGCTCTGGAGAAAAAAGGTTCGACAGTCCGTGCGGCTCACACCATCGAACTGCTGGCCGAGCGTTTCGAATGA
- a CDS encoding lactate utilization protein: MINAKLVQGFSEAATRVGAKVLPVGDVAAAADYIHTHAGGLAMLGPSPSLERLGLARELRQRGSEIATGKLRAEGPAAAAGITGSNFAIADTGTIVLESTNEALRLATTLPERHFALLDPCKIVADGLEAVPLLRRLQQQTPRSFLAYISGPSRTADIERVLTIGVHGPCELHVLLLEGLSDDFIEN, encoded by the coding sequence ATGATTAACGCAAAACTTGTGCAGGGTTTCAGCGAAGCCGCCACCCGCGTCGGTGCCAAAGTTCTACCTGTGGGGGATGTTGCCGCCGCCGCCGATTATATCCATACGCATGCTGGCGGTCTGGCGATGCTCGGCCCCAGCCCAAGTCTTGAGCGCCTTGGATTGGCCAGGGAGTTGCGCCAACGCGGCAGCGAAATCGCCACTGGTAAGTTGCGCGCTGAAGGTCCCGCTGCGGCAGCCGGCATCACTGGCTCCAATTTCGCCATCGCTGACACCGGAACTATCGTACTGGAAAGTACCAACGAGGCCTTACGGCTTGCCACAACGCTGCCCGAGCGCCATTTCGCGCTGCTTGATCCGTGCAAGATCGTCGCCGACGGGCTTGAAGCCGTCCCTCTTCTTCGCCGCCTTCAGCAGCAGACACCGCGCAGTTTTCTCGCTTATATTTCCGGCCCCAGCCGCACCGCCGACATCGAACGGGTGCTGACCATTGGCGTGCATGGGCCCTGCGAGCTACACGTTCTGCTATTGGAAGGCCTTTCGGACGATTTCATAGAGAATTAA
- a CDS encoding FAD-binding oxidoreductase, whose amino-acid sequence MISTTAIAHLKEKLGDSQVLHEKEDLLTLGYDSTPGVHHLPEVVVYPQTAEQMIWAMEIAHREGLPLTPRGSGTGLSGGSVPVRGGMVIGLSRMNRILEIDEENLTATAEAGVVTLDLFNAVAAKGLFYPPDPGSQKISTLGGNVAENAGGLRGLKYGVTRDYVMQLKGVLPDRSLFCTGGKSVKDVAGYGFKDLMSGSEGTLGLITEVTVKLIPPPQDKRTILAYFNDVRTAGEAVSRIIAAKIIPSTMEIMDRATINCVEDYVKIGLPRQMAALLLIEVDGHPAPVAEEADGVRAILEQVKAAEIHVARDAAHAADLAAARRTALSALARVSPTTLLEDATVPRSRLAETFGEIERLTQKYGLKVGTFGHAGDGNLHPTVLCDERDQDEMKRAHDFYNELYEQVLASGGTVSGEHGIGLAKKAYLSRQIGEGGVRVMKRIKQAFDPEGILNPGKIFDEGDPCTTPHVEEGFRVSH is encoded by the coding sequence ATGATCTCTACCACAGCTATTGCCCACCTCAAAGAAAAGCTAGGCGATTCCCAAGTCCTGCATGAAAAAGAAGATTTACTCACCCTCGGATATGATTCCACCCCCGGCGTGCATCACCTGCCGGAAGTGGTGGTTTATCCACAGACTGCCGAGCAGATGATCTGGGCCATGGAGATTGCCCACCGCGAAGGATTGCCGCTGACGCCGCGCGGTTCCGGTACGGGGCTGTCCGGCGGCAGTGTGCCGGTCAGGGGGGGGATGGTCATTGGCCTCTCGCGCATGAACCGCATCCTGGAGATCGACGAGGAAAACCTCACCGCGACGGCGGAAGCCGGTGTCGTAACCCTCGACCTGTTCAATGCGGTCGCCGCCAAGGGGCTGTTTTACCCACCCGATCCCGGCTCGCAGAAGATATCGACCCTCGGCGGAAACGTGGCGGAAAATGCGGGCGGGCTGCGCGGGCTCAAATACGGCGTTACCCGTGATTACGTGATGCAGCTCAAAGGGGTGCTGCCCGACCGCAGCCTGTTCTGTACCGGCGGCAAGAGCGTCAAGGATGTGGCCGGCTACGGTTTCAAGGATCTGATGTCCGGCAGCGAAGGTACGCTGGGGCTGATCACCGAGGTGACGGTGAAGCTGATTCCGCCCCCGCAGGACAAGCGCACCATCCTGGCCTATTTTAATGATGTGCGCACTGCAGGAGAGGCCGTTTCGCGCATTATCGCCGCTAAAATCATTCCCTCCACCATGGAGATCATGGACCGTGCGACCATCAACTGTGTGGAGGATTACGTGAAGATCGGTCTGCCGCGCCAGATGGCGGCGCTGCTGCTGATCGAGGTTGATGGCCATCCCGCCCCGGTGGCGGAGGAAGCCGATGGGGTGCGTGCTATTCTCGAGCAGGTCAAGGCCGCCGAGATTCACGTGGCGCGCGATGCCGCACACGCCGCCGATCTGGCTGCCGCCCGCCGCACGGCACTGTCGGCGCTGGCGCGGGTTTCTCCCACCACGCTGCTCGAAGATGCTACTGTGCCGCGCTCGCGCCTGGCTGAAACCTTCGGCGAAATTGAGCGGCTGACACAGAAGTACGGACTGAAGGTGGGCACTTTCGGCCATGCCGGAGACGGCAATCTTCACCCCACCGTGCTGTGCGACGAGCGCGATCAGGACGAGATGAAGCGCGCTCACGATTTCTACAACGAATTGTACGAGCAGGTGCTGGCCTCGGGCGGAACCGTCTCCGGAGAACACGGCATCGGTCTGGCCAAGAAAGCCTACCTGTCCCGTCAGATCGGCGAGGGGGGCGTGCGTGTTATGAAGCGCATCAAGCAGGCCTTCGACCCCGAGGGGATTCTCAACCCCGGCAAGATTTTCGATGAAGGCGACCCCTGCACCACCCCGCATGTGGAGGAGGGCTTTCGTGTCTCTCACTGA
- a CDS encoding (Fe-S)-binding protein, producing MSLTESKERTGNFRPQDAPHYDDVLQCMRCGFCLPTCPTYVLTGRERSSPRGRVALARAVAEEKLEFSRAVRDEAFFCLDCRACTSACPSGVRAGEVMEVCRDQAQSFYPLGRTGKALREFILEKMVPSPGLMEASMLPTRLYQRLGIQWLVRHLKVLNLGPDWMAKAEGMIPELHKPLRPQLPPVVPAKGEKRGRVGFFLGCVMTLMYPSVSRQTVRVLAQQGFDVVTPRDTKCCGAPHLSEGDRTTARRLAKFNLDLFMAEEIDYIVTDCAGCGAALKEYEELLAESADQRSLEIFRSKIRDVSEFLFEVGIREEGLVPVNATVTYHEPCHLCHAQGISRQPREVIKHIPGVELREMNESNWCCGSAATWGLKYSEESQKVLDRKLENVRATNADYLVTANPGCHLQLAWGVREADMPQKVLHLMELMGRALPPDSE from the coding sequence GTGTCTCTCACTGAATCCAAGGAGCGTACGGGCAATTTCCGACCGCAGGACGCTCCTCATTACGACGACGTGCTGCAGTGCATGCGCTGTGGCTTCTGTCTGCCCACCTGCCCCACCTATGTGCTTACCGGCCGCGAGCGTTCCAGTCCCCGTGGACGCGTAGCTCTGGCGCGCGCGGTGGCAGAGGAAAAACTTGAATTCAGCCGTGCCGTGCGCGATGAGGCCTTTTTCTGCCTGGATTGCCGCGCCTGCACCAGCGCCTGCCCCTCGGGTGTGCGGGCCGGGGAGGTGATGGAGGTCTGCCGCGATCAGGCGCAGTCTTTTTATCCCCTGGGGCGCACCGGCAAAGCGCTGCGGGAATTCATCCTCGAAAAAATGGTGCCATCGCCCGGTCTGATGGAGGCGTCCATGCTGCCGACGCGCCTCTACCAGAGGCTCGGCATCCAGTGGCTGGTGCGCCATCTCAAGGTGCTCAATCTCGGTCCTGACTGGATGGCCAAGGCCGAGGGGATGATCCCTGAGTTGCACAAGCCGCTGCGGCCTCAGCTGCCGCCGGTCGTCCCCGCCAAGGGGGAGAAGCGCGGGCGGGTTGGTTTTTTTCTCGGCTGCGTCATGACCCTGATGTATCCAAGCGTGTCCCGACAGACCGTGCGTGTGCTGGCCCAGCAGGGCTTTGACGTGGTGACGCCGCGCGACACCAAGTGCTGTGGAGCACCTCATCTATCCGAAGGCGACCGGACCACGGCGCGCCGCCTGGCCAAATTCAACCTGGATCTGTTCATGGCGGAGGAGATCGACTATATCGTCACCGACTGCGCCGGTTGCGGCGCCGCGCTCAAGGAATACGAAGAGCTGCTGGCGGAAAGTGCCGATCAGCGCAGCCTGGAAATTTTCCGCAGCAAGATCCGTGATGTGTCGGAATTTCTGTTCGAGGTGGGTATCCGTGAGGAAGGGCTGGTTCCGGTAAATGCGACAGTGACCTACCATGAGCCCTGCCATCTATGCCACGCACAGGGGATTTCCCGTCAGCCGCGTGAGGTGATAAAGCATATCCCCGGCGTTGAGCTGCGCGAAATGAATGAATCGAACTGGTGCTGTGGGTCAGCCGCCACCTGGGGGCTCAAGTACAGCGAAGAGAGTCAGAAGGTGCTTGACCGGAAACTCGAAAATGTTCGCGCAACCAATGCTGATTACCTGGTGACCGCCAATCCCGGTTGCCACCTGCAATTGGCCTGGGGGGTGCGTGAAGCGGATATGCCGCAGAAAGTGCTGCACCTGATGGAGCTTATGGGACGCGCCCTGCCGCCCGATTCAGAATAG
- a CDS encoding GSU3128 family (seleno)protein, whose translation MNIRKKVFDYEYEEVLDVKTREMIRVACAVAVGCPDULSKHFAVAKEHGATKKELREAMAYGMLAPSGRAKNFVLRLQDELGIG comes from the coding sequence ATGAATATCCGCAAAAAAGTCTTCGATTATGAATACGAGGAAGTACTGGATGTCAAAACCCGCGAGATGATCCGCGTGGCCTGCGCCGTAGCGGTCGGCTGCCCCGACTGACTGAGCAAGCACTTCGCGGTCGCGAAGGAACACGGCGCCACCAAAAAGGAACTCAGGGAAGCGATGGCCTACGGCATGCTGGCGCCCTCGGGACGGGCCAAGAATTTCGTCCTGCGGCTGCAGGATGAGCTGGGGATCGGGTAG